CAAGTACGTGATGCGCGAACTCTACGAGAACGGGGTGTGGGCGATCTTCTCGACGCTCGATCCCCGTGTGCTGCAGTTCAAACCGGGCCTGTTGCTGTCCCGCGAGCTGTGCGAGGACGTTCTGGACCGCCTCGAGGTTGCGGTGGGCCGGGCGAGGGCGACTGTCACCGGACGGAGGAACGGGTGAGCGAAGCGATGGAAGACCGCCACATCACTGCCGGCATCTCGAGCGCCGGTCACATGCTCGAACGCGCGCGCTGGGCCGCGGCCGCCTACGCCGATTACGACGCGGTGACGGTGGACGGCATCGTCACCGCCGTGGCCGAGGCTGCCTACGCGCAGGCGGAACGGTTCGCCGCCGACGCGGTGGCCGAAACCGGCATGGGCGTGGTCGCCGACAAGATCCGCAAGAACCAGGCCTGCTCGCGGGGCATCGTCGAGTACTACAAAGCGGGCATCGACGGCGGAGATTACGTCTCGCCCCGAATCGATCCCGATCGCAAGATCGTCGAACTACCCCGCCCGGCCGGCGTGGTGCTGGCACTGACACCCACCACGAATCCCGTTGCCACGGTGTACTTCAAGACCATCCTCGCGCTCATGACCCGCAACGCCGTGGTGATCGCCCCACACCCGCGCGCGGCGCGATGCTCGGCCGACGCCGCACGGGTGCTGGCCGAGGCCGCCGTGGCGGCAGGCGCACCCGACGGCGTGGTCCAGGTGATCGATCAGCCCTCCATCCCATTGGTGCAGGCACTCATGGCCGACGAACGCACCGACGTCATCGTCGCCACCGGCGGCACGGCCGTGGTGCGCGCTGCGTACTCGTCGGGTAACCCCGCGCTGGGCGTGGGACCGGGGAACGTCCCGGTGCTCGTCGATGCGAGTGCCGACGTCGCCGCCGCGGCGCAGCGGATCGTCGACAGCAAGGCGTTCGACAACTCGGTGCTGTGCACCAACGAATCGGTGCTGATCGCCGAGGACGCGATCGCCGACAAACTCCGTGGCGCCCTCACCCGTGCGGGTGCGCACATCCTCGACGAGGACGGGGCCAGGCGGTTGCGCGCGTACATGTTCGCCGACGGCCACCTCAACACCGACGTGGTCGGTCGCGATGCCGCATGGATCGCAGGTCAGGCCGGATTGCGGGTCACCCCCAAGACCCGGGTGCTCGTCGCACCGTTCGGCGAGGTGATCGCCGAAGAGATGCTGGCCCACGAGAAGCTGTCCCCGGTGCTCGGCATGACCACCGTGGCCGACGCCGCGCGCGGCATCCGCGCGGCCCGTGCGGTGGTACGCATCGGCGGAGCCGGTCATTCGGCCGCGATTCACAGCGAAAACCCCTTGGTGATCACCGATTTCGCGGCCCAGGTCCCGGTGTTGCGGGTCGCGGTCAACGTCGGCAACAGCACCGGCAGCGCGGGGCTGGACACCAACCTCGCGCCGTCGATGACGATCGGCACCGGTTTCGTCGGCCGCAGCTCGATCGGTGAGAATCTGCAGCCGCACAATCTCGTGAACTGGACCCGCATCGCCTACAACAGCGATCCGGGTGTCGTGATGGGCAATTTCGCGGGCATCGATCCGTGGCGCGCGCCCACCGCGGCGGTGCCGGCGTATCCGCGCGCCTCCAACGACCGTGACGGCGCACCGGTGCAGCCGGCCAGATCAGGCGCCGGCCACCGGAATCACTCACGCACAACGGATCTCAACCTGGACGCACTGCGGGCCGAACTGCGCGCACTGGTCGTCGAAGAACTCGCCCAACTGATCAAGAGGTGACCCCCAAAGTGGCAGAACTACGTTCCTTCATCTTCATCGACCGGCTGCAGCCACAGACGATGTCGTATCTGGGCACCTGGATCAAAGGCGCCCTGCCCCGGGCCGACATGGCCGCACAGATCATCGAGGTGGCACCGGGACTCGACATCGAGGGCGTCACCGACGTCGCCCTCAAACACGCCGAGGTGAAGGCGGGCATCCTCGTGGTCGAGCGCCAGTTCGGCTACCTCGAGTTCCACGGTGAGACCGGCGCGGTGAAGGCCGCCGCCGACGCCGCGCTGGACTATCTGGGCGGCGATCCCGACGCCGCCGTGCGGCCCGAGATCCTGGCGTCGCGCATCATCTCCAGCATCGACCACCAGCACGCATTCCTGATCAACCGCAACAAGATCGGGTCGATGGTGTTGCCCGGCGAATCGTTGTTCGTCCTGGAGGTCGCACCCGCGTCATATGCGATCCTCGCGACCAACGAGGCCGAGAAGGCGGCCGACATCAAGGTGGTGGACTTCCGCATGATCGGTGCCACGGGACGCGTGTACCTCTCCGGCACCGAGGCCGATGTCCGCCAGGCCGCCGACGCCGCCCGCGATGCCCTCGCCGTGCTGCAGGGTGCATGAGCATGGCCATCACACGTGACGAACTGCGCGCCCTGGTGCGCGAAGTGGTGCGCGACGCGGTGAGCAGCCTTGGCGGCCCGCACGCCGTCGGCACCCCTTCGGCACCGCAGGCGCCGAAGCCCGCGCCGCCACCTGCCCCACCACGGCCTGGGACCGTCGCCGATCAGATGGGACTGCAACCGACGGGTCCACGGGCCACCGAAGGCCGCAATCGCACCGAGACCGTCCGTCTGAACACCGACAAGGACCTCGATAACTTCGTGCGGAAGTTGTTGCGGCTCTTCGAGAGCCCGAAGACCCGCGCCGACCTCAGAACCGGCCGCCTGAGCTTCCGGCTGGCACCGGGTTCGGGCGCGGGCACCACACAGGGGAACGGCGCCGTCACGCACCGGATCGACAGCGGCGCCGTCACCGAACGCCACATCGCCGACATGGCCGGCGGCACCCTGGTGCTCGGGCCGCGCGCGGTGCTCACGCCGCTGGCCCGCGAGAAGGCCCGGACGCTGGGCATCGTCATCCGAAAGGAACGTAAGTGACCGCGACAAAGGAGCGAACGTGTTGAGAGCGACCGTCACCGGCAATGTGTGGTCGACGCGCCGGATCGAGGGCATCCCGGCCGGTGCGTTCCTGGAGGTCGAGGTCGACGGCAGCGGAAGCCGGCTGATCGCCTTCGACGTCCTCGGTAGCGGTGTGGGCGAACACGTCCTCATCGCCCAGGGCTCGGTGGCGTCGAGCTGGTTCACCGGCACGCCACCACCGATCGACGCCCTCGTCATCGGCTCCATCGACACCAAATCAGATAGCAAACCCGCCGAGTAAGGAGATAAACCAATGTCCAGCAACGCAATCGGATTGATCGAAACCAAGGGCTACGTGGCCGCACTGGCCGCTGCCGACGCGATGGTCAAGGCCGCCAACGTCACCATCACCGATCGCCAGCAGGTCGGCGACGGGCTCGTCGCGGTGATCGTCACCGGCGAGGTCGGAGCGGTAAAGGCCGCGACCGAGGCGGGCGCCGAAACCGCATCGCAGGTAGGCGAACTCGTGAGCGTCCACGTCATCCCGCGTCCGCACGGCGAACTCGGCGCACACTTCTCGGTCTCCAGCAAGTAGCCATGGCCGCACCGGAAACCCAGACGGCCGCTGCCGACGCCGCGGGGGGCACCGGGATCCGTACCCAGATACGCGTCTACCTGCTGGTCGAAGACCTGCAGCGGCAGTTCGCGGCCTATCTCGGTACCCCGACCAGGGCCCGCGGTTACCCGCCGTACGAAGGTGAGCACGCGCTGATAGTCGAGGTGTCCCCCGCACTGGCGATCGAGCGTGTGATCGACCTGGCACTACGCGCGGTGCCCGGCGTGCAACCCGGGATCCTCTACGTCGAACGGCAGTTCGGCGTTCTGGAGATCCACTCGGCGAACCTCGACGACGTACGGCGCGCCGGCGAGGCCATTCTGGCGGGCACGGGCAACAAGGCCGAGGACCAACTTCGCCCCCGTGTGCTCTTCCACGACATCATCACCGACATCACCGATCAGCACGCGGTGATCCTCAACCGCAACCGGCAGGCCTCGATGATCCTGCCGGGGCAGTCGCTGCTGGTGTACGAGATGACCCCAGCGCTGTTCGCGGCGGTGGCGGCCAATGAGGCCGAGCGCGCCGCCCCCGGGCTCACCGTGGTCGACGTGCAGATGATCGGTGCGGCCGGACGCCTCTACATCGGTGGCAGCACCGACGAGGTCACGGTGGCGCGCGATCGCATCACCACCGTGCTGGGCGCGATCGAAGGGCAGGAACACTGATGGGCGTGATCACCGACGATGTCACCATCGCACAGCGGGCACTGGCCGATTACGACGTCTCCGCCGATGCGACGCTGCGGCTGCTCAACCTTTCGGAGAACGCGACGTATCTGGTGACCGACGGCGCCAGCCAGTCGATCCTGCGGGTTCACCGGCAGGACTACCACCAGCCGCACGAGATCGAATCCGAGCTCGACTGGCTGGCGGCCCTGCGCACCGACAGCGATGTCACGGTGCCCACGGTGGTGCCCGCGCGCGACGGTCGCCGAGTGGTCACGGTGGACCCCGACGGAACACCGCGTCACGTGGTGCACTTCGAGATGGTCGGCGGTGCCGAGCCCGACGAGGAATCGTTGACCCTCGACGATTTCCACACGCTCGGCCGCATCACCGCGGCCCTGCACGAACATTCGCGGCGGTGGACCAGGCCCGCCCGCTTCGGGCGGTTCTCGTGGGACTGGGAACACTGCCTCGGCGACGCACCGCGCTGGGGGCGGTGGCAGGACGCCGAAGGGGTCGGCGCGTCGGAAACCGCACTGCTGGGACGCGCGCAGGATCTGCTCCGGCACAAGCTGCAGGAGTACGGCACCGGAGCCGACCGCTACGGGCTCATCCACGCCGACCTGCGGCTGGCCAACCTGCTCGTCGACTCGTCGACACCCGAGCGGAAGATCACCGTCATCGACTTCGATGACTGTGGGTTCGGTTGGTATTTCTACGATTTCGGCACCGCAGTGTCGTTCATCGAAGACGATCCGAGATTGCCGGAGTGGCAGGAGTCCTGGGTGCGGGGATACCGCTCCCGCCGCGAGCTCCCCGCAGCCGACGAGGAGATGCTGCCGTCGTTCGTGTTCCTGCGCCGGCTGTTGCTGCTGGCCTGGATGGGCAGCCACACCCACTCCCGAGAATCCGCCACCAAGGCGATCAGCTACGCCGCGGGCAGCTGCGAACTCGCCGAGCGCTATCTGTCCTCCGACGGACTACGACTGACCTGATCGCCGCAAACCTCAAAGGACGCAACATGTTCACCTCTCTTCAGGGCCGATCGGCCATCGTCACCGGCGGCAGCAAGGGTATCGGCCGCGGTATCGCCGAGACCTTCGCCAACGCCGGCGTCGATGTCGTGATCACCGGCCGCAACCAGGCCGACCTGGACCGCGCGGTCGCCGAGCTGTCCGGTGCGCCGGGCAAGGTCAGCGCGGTGAGCGCCGACGTCGCCAGCCCCGAGGACGCCCGACGCGCGGTTGCCGAGGCCGTCGTCCGTCACGGCGGACTCGACATCGTGTGCGCCAACGCCGGGATCTTCCCGTCCGGCCGGCTCGAAGAGCTCACCCCGGAGGACATCGAGCAGGTCCTCGGCGTCAACTTCAAGGGCACCGTGTACATCGTGCAGGCCGCGCTCGAAGCGTTGACCACCAGCGGCCACGGGCGCGTCGTCATCACATCGTCGATCACCGGGCCCATCACCGGATACCCCGGCTGGTCACACTACGGCGCCAGCAAGGCCGCCCAACTGGGCTTCCTACGCACCGCGGCGATGGAGCTCGCACCCAAGAAGATCACGATCAACGCGGTTCTGCCCGGCAACATCTTCACCGAAGGCCTCGACGAAATGGGCCAGGACTACCTCGACCAAATGGCGTCCGCCATACCGGCGGGAAGGCTCGGATCCGTCGCCGACATCGGTAACGCCGCGTTGTTCTTCGCGACCGACGAGGCCGCGTACATCACCGGACAGACGCTGGTCGTGGACGGTGGGCAGGTCCTGCCGGAATCGCACCTCGCGATCGCCGAGCTGTAGCCGACGCCCCGCTAGAATTGGCTGTACCAATGCGCGGGCGAGGGGGTCTGGTGCCAGTACAGAGCGAGGAGCTGCGACGCCGTCTGGTCGCCGACATCAACGCGGGCACCCCGGGCGCCAAGCTCGGCAGTGAACGCGACCTCGCCGACAAGTACGGGACCAGCCGCTCAAGCCTGCGCCAGGTACTCGCCGCCTTGGAAGAGGCAGGGCTGGTCCACCGCGTGATCGGCCGGGCCGGCGGCATCTTCATCAGCCACGGACAGGTCGAACGGAACCTGTCCGATGTCGTCGGCGTGCCCGCATTCCTGGCCAATCAAGGCTACGTGGCGGGCACCCGCATCTTGTCGACCCGCATCACGACCCCGGACCAGACCACCCGCACCGCACTGCGCCTCGCGCCAAACGACTACGTCGTCGAGATCCAGCGCGTACGGTTGGCCGACGGATCCCCGATCTCCCTTGAGCAGGCGCAGTTTCCGGCCGACAAGTTCCCGGGGCTGCTCGAACAGCAGCTCGGCGGATCGCTCTACGAGATCCTCGAATCGCAGTACGGCCTGGTTCCCGGGCGGGCCGACGAACGCATCGAAGCCGTCAACGCCACGAGCAACGAGGCCACCCTGCTCGGCATCAAATCCAAGGCGGCGCTGCTGCTGATCACCCGCGTCACCTACGACCAGACCGGCACGCCGTACGAGTTCTCGCGCGATCTGTTCCGGGGCGACCGCACCGCTCTCGCGGTGACCGCGAAGGGCCGCGGTATCGCCGCGGCCTCCAACAACGGCGCCGACAACCGCACGGCATCGGTGACCCTGCACCGTCAGGTCGGGTGAGTCAGGACACCTTGGCCGCGGGCATCGGGCTGTCGGTCACCTGCTTCACGAAGTCACCGACGTAACGCAAGGCGCGGCGGCCCTCGGGCAACACGTCGGCCGCCAGCGGGAAGTCGTGCACCTGCCCGTGCCACACATGCAGTTCGCACGGCACCCTTGCCTCGGCGAGCCGATCTGCCAGCAGTTCGGAATCGGAGAACAGCGACTCGTCGGCGCTGACGTGCACCGTCACCGGCGGTAACTGCGAAAGATCGGCCGTCGCGGGGTTCACCAGCGCCGCCGCCTCCCGAGCGCTGGCGGGGCGCCGCTCGCAGCGCTGCAGGTACTTCGCGAACGCCGTCAGCGCCGCGCCCGTGAACATGGCACACCGGCCCGCGTTGCGGTGCGCGAGCTTGCTGTCCGGATCGAGATCGGTCAGCGGGGAGATGGCCGCGATCCCCGCACAGGGGGTCTCGCCGCGTGACGACAGCTGCAACGCGGTCGCCAGCGCGAGGTATCCACCAGCGGAGTCGCCGGCGATCACGATCTGATCAGACGCGTAACCCTGCGACTGCAACCAGCGCAGCCCTGCCACCGCATCGTCGATCGCCTCGGCCAAACCGTATTTCGGCAGCATGCGGTATCCCACGTTGAGCACCGCGGCGTCGGCCTCCTTCGACAGCCGCGCCACGAGTGCTCGGTGCGTGTTGATCCCGCACGTCATGAAGGCGCCACCGTGCAGATACAGAATCGCGCGGTCCGCGCTCACCCCGTTGGCGCACACCAATTCCGCTGCGCAGTTGCGTAGTTGAACGGATCGGGTCTTCGCGTGCACCCGCCGCGGCAGCAGCCCCACGATGCGGTCGATGGAGGCCAGTGGCCAGGCCAGCTGCGGTTGTATTGCCCGCACGCGAACGGCGTTGCGTACAAACGCGCGGCAGGCGGCCGCGAGAGCTAACGACTCGGCACTGCGGCGGCGATGCAGAATCTGCTTGCCGGCCGGTGGATCCGGTCTGGCATCGATGGTGCTGACAACGGCAGTCATGGCGTCCTCTCGCGGTTGCTGCATCTGACTACCCGAATCGCGGGTTTCGAAACGGCAATCGACACAAAAGTGGGTACTCCAGTAGCCATGGCGGGTGCTCAAGATTTCGTCCCAGACACGACGGACCTGTCCGAACTGGCGACCGCGGCCGATCGATGCCGAGGTTGCGGGCTGTATCGCGATGCCACGCAGGCGGTGTTCGGCGCCGGCGGCAGATCGGCGCGCATGATGATGATCGGCGAACAACCCGGTGACAAAGAGGACCTCGCGGGACTGCCGTTCGTGGGCCCCGCGGGACGGCTCCTGGACCGCGCGCTGGAGGCCGCAGACATCGACCGTGAACAGCTCTATGTGACCAACGCCGTCAAGCATTTCAAGTTCACGCGGGCCGCAGGCGGCAAACGCCGGATCCACAAGACCCCGAGCCGCACCGAGGTGGTCGCGTGCAGGCCCTGGCTGATCGCCGAAATGACCTCGGTGGAGCCAGATGTCGTCGTGTT
This genomic window from Mycolicibacterium goodii contains:
- the fabG gene encoding 3-oxoacyl-ACP reductase FabG, translating into MFTSLQGRSAIVTGGSKGIGRGIAETFANAGVDVVITGRNQADLDRAVAELSGAPGKVSAVSADVASPEDARRAVAEAVVRHGGLDIVCANAGIFPSGRLEELTPEDIEQVLGVNFKGTVYIVQAALEALTTSGHGRVVITSSITGPITGYPGWSHYGASKAAQLGFLRTAAMELAPKKITINAVLPGNIFTEGLDEMGQDYLDQMASAIPAGRLGSVADIGNAALFFATDEAAYITGQTLVVDGGQVLPESHLAIAEL
- a CDS encoding phosphotransferase enzyme family protein; translation: MGVITDDVTIAQRALADYDVSADATLRLLNLSENATYLVTDGASQSILRVHRQDYHQPHEIESELDWLAALRTDSDVTVPTVVPARDGRRVVTVDPDGTPRHVVHFEMVGGAEPDEESLTLDDFHTLGRITAALHEHSRRWTRPARFGRFSWDWEHCLGDAPRWGRWQDAEGVGASETALLGRAQDLLRHKLQEYGTGADRYGLIHADLRLANLLVDSSTPERKITVIDFDDCGFGWYFYDFGTAVSFIEDDPRLPEWQESWVRGYRSRRELPAADEEMLPSFVFLRRLLLLAWMGSHTHSRESATKAISYAAGSCELAERYLSSDGLRLT
- a CDS encoding BMC domain-containing protein, which produces MSSNAIGLIETKGYVAALAAADAMVKAANVTITDRQQVGDGLVAVIVTGEVGAVKAATEAGAETASQVGELVSVHVIPRPHGELGAHFSVSSK
- a CDS encoding UdgX family uracil-DNA binding protein (This protein belongs to the uracil DNA glycosylase superfamily, members of which act in excision repair of DNA. However, it belongs more specifically to UdgX branch, whose founding member was found to bind uracil in DNA (where it does not belong), without cleaving it, appears to promote DNA repair by a pathway involving RecA, rather than base excision.), which gives rise to MAGAQDFVPDTTDLSELATAADRCRGCGLYRDATQAVFGAGGRSARMMMIGEQPGDKEDLAGLPFVGPAGRLLDRALEAADIDREQLYVTNAVKHFKFTRAAGGKRRIHKTPSRTEVVACRPWLIAEMTSVEPDVVVLLGATAAKALLGNDFRVTQHRGEVLHSADTPGDPALVATVHPSSLLRGPKQERESAFAGLVDDLRVAGSVCSGIRP
- a CDS encoding BMC domain-containing protein — protein: MAELRSFIFIDRLQPQTMSYLGTWIKGALPRADMAAQIIEVAPGLDIEGVTDVALKHAEVKAGILVVERQFGYLEFHGETGAVKAAADAALDYLGGDPDAAVRPEILASRIISSIDHQHAFLINRNKIGSMVLPGESLFVLEVAPASYAILATNEAEKAADIKVVDFRMIGATGRVYLSGTEADVRQAADAARDALAVLQGA
- a CDS encoding EutN/CcmL family microcompartment protein, translating into MLRATVTGNVWSTRRIEGIPAGAFLEVEVDGSGSRLIAFDVLGSGVGEHVLIAQGSVASSWFTGTPPPIDALVIGSIDTKSDSKPAE
- a CDS encoding GntR family transcriptional regulator, with the translated sequence MPVQSEELRRRLVADINAGTPGAKLGSERDLADKYGTSRSSLRQVLAALEEAGLVHRVIGRAGGIFISHGQVERNLSDVVGVPAFLANQGYVAGTRILSTRITTPDQTTRTALRLAPNDYVVEIQRVRLADGSPISLEQAQFPADKFPGLLEQQLGGSLYEILESQYGLVPGRADERIEAVNATSNEATLLGIKSKAALLLITRVTYDQTGTPYEFSRDLFRGDRTALAVTAKGRGIAAASNNGADNRTASVTLHRQVG
- a CDS encoding alpha/beta hydrolase; translated protein: MTAVVSTIDARPDPPAGKQILHRRRSAESLALAAACRAFVRNAVRVRAIQPQLAWPLASIDRIVGLLPRRVHAKTRSVQLRNCAAELVCANGVSADRAILYLHGGAFMTCGINTHRALVARLSKEADAAVLNVGYRMLPKYGLAEAIDDAVAGLRWLQSQGYASDQIVIAGDSAGGYLALATALQLSSRGETPCAGIAAISPLTDLDPDSKLAHRNAGRCAMFTGAALTAFAKYLQRCERRPASAREAAALVNPATADLSQLPPVTVHVSADESLFSDSELLADRLAEARVPCELHVWHGQVHDFPLAADVLPEGRRALRYVGDFVKQVTDSPMPAAKVS
- a CDS encoding microcompartment protein, which gives rise to MAAPETQTAAADAAGGTGIRTQIRVYLLVEDLQRQFAAYLGTPTRARGYPPYEGEHALIVEVSPALAIERVIDLALRAVPGVQPGILYVERQFGVLEIHSANLDDVRRAGEAILAGTGNKAEDQLRPRVLFHDIITDITDQHAVILNRNRQASMILPGQSLLVYEMTPALFAAVAANEAERAAPGLTVVDVQMIGAAGRLYIGGSTDEVTVARDRITTVLGAIEGQEH
- a CDS encoding aldehyde dehydrogenase family protein, translated to MEDRHITAGISSAGHMLERARWAAAAYADYDAVTVDGIVTAVAEAAYAQAERFAADAVAETGMGVVADKIRKNQACSRGIVEYYKAGIDGGDYVSPRIDPDRKIVELPRPAGVVLALTPTTNPVATVYFKTILALMTRNAVVIAPHPRAARCSADAARVLAEAAVAAGAPDGVVQVIDQPSIPLVQALMADERTDVIVATGGTAVVRAAYSSGNPALGVGPGNVPVLVDASADVAAAAQRIVDSKAFDNSVLCTNESVLIAEDAIADKLRGALTRAGAHILDEDGARRLRAYMFADGHLNTDVVGRDAAWIAGQAGLRVTPKTRVLVAPFGEVIAEEMLAHEKLSPVLGMTTVADAARGIRAARAVVRIGGAGHSAAIHSENPLVITDFAAQVPVLRVAVNVGNSTGSAGLDTNLAPSMTIGTGFVGRSSIGENLQPHNLVNWTRIAYNSDPGVVMGNFAGIDPWRAPTAAVPAYPRASNDRDGAPVQPARSGAGHRNHSRTTDLNLDALRAELRALVVEELAQLIKR